A genomic region of Sciurus carolinensis chromosome 7, mSciCar1.2, whole genome shotgun sequence contains the following coding sequences:
- the LOC124988871 gene encoding LOW QUALITY PROTEIN: ubiquitin thioesterase ZRANB1-like (The sequence of the model RefSeq protein was modified relative to this genomic sequence to represent the inferred CDS: inserted 1 base in 1 codon; deleted 1 base in 1 codon; substituted 1 base at 1 genomic stop codon): MSERGIKWACEYCAYENWPSAIKCTMCRAQRPSGTIITEDPFKNGSSDVGRDWDPSSTEGGSSPLICPDSSARPRVKSSYSMENANKWTYHMCTYLNWSRAIRCTQCLSQRRTRSPTESPQSSGSGSRPVAFSVDPCEEYNDRNKLNTRTQHWTCSICTYENWTKAKKCVVCDHPRPNNIEAIELAETEEASSIINEQDRARWRGSCSSGNSQRRSPPTTKRDSEVKMDFQWTELAGAVGSKEELEVDFKKLKQIKNRMKKTDWLFLNACVGVVEGDLAAIEAYKSSGGDIARQLTADEVRLLNRPSAFDVGYTLVHLAIRFQRQDMLAILLTEVSQQAAKCIPAMVCPELTEQIRREVGASLHQRKGDFACYFLTDLVTFTLPADIEDLPPTVQEKLFDEVLDRDVQKELEEEFPIINWSLELVTRLDSRLYTLWNRTAGDCLLDSVLQATWGIYDKDSVLWKALHDSLHDCSHWFYTCWKDWESWYSQSFGLHFSLREEQWQEDWAFILSLASQPGASLEQTHIFVLAHILRXPIIVHGVKYYKSFRGETLGYTRFQGVYLPLLWEQSFCWKSPIALGYTRGHFSALVAMENDGYGNRGAGANLNTDDDVTITFLPLVDSERKLLHVHFLSAQELGNEEQQEKLLREWXDCCVTEGGVLVAMQKSSPRQNHPLVTQMVEKWLDRYRQIRPCTSLSDGEEDEDDEDE, encoded by the exons ATGTCAGAACGTGGAATTAAGTGGGCTTGTGAATATTGTGCGTATGAAAACTGGCCATCTGCAATCAAATGCACTATGTGTCGTGCCCAAAGACCTAGTGGAACAATTATTACAGAAGATCCGTTTAAAAATGGTTCAAGTGATGTCGGTAGAGATTGGGATCCTTCCAGCACCGAAGGAGGAAGTAGTCCTTTGATATGTCCAGACTCTAGCGCAAGACCAAGGGTCAAGTCTTCATACAGcatggaaaatgcaaataaatggacATACCACATGTGCACATACTTGAACTGGTCAAGAGCAATCAGATGTACCCAGTGCTTATCCCAGCGTAGGACCAGGAGTCCCACAGAATCTCCTCAATCCTCAGGATCTGGCTCAAGACCAGTTGCTTTTTCTGTTGATCCTTGTGAGGAGTacaatgatagaaataaattgaaCACAAGGACCCAGCATTGGACTTGTTCTATTTGCACATATGAAAACTGGACCAAGGCT AAAAAATGTGTTGTTTGTGATCATCCCAGACCTAATAATATTGAAGCAATAGAGTTGGCAGAGACTGAAGAGGCTTCCTCaataataaatgaacaagatAGAGCACGGTGGAGGGGAAGCTGCAGTAGTGGTAATAGCCAAAGAAGATCACCTCCTACTACAAAACGAGACTCAGAAGTCAAAATGGATTTTCAATGGACTGAATTGGCTGGTGCTGTTGGCAGCAAGGAGGAACTTGAAGTGGActtcaaaaaactaaagcaaattaaaaaccgGATGAAAAAGACTGACTGGCTATTCCTCAATGCTTGTGTGGG AGTTGTAGAAGGGGATTTAGCTGCCATAGAAGCATACAAGTCGTCAGGAGGAGACATAGCACGCCAGCTTACTGCAGATGAAGTTCGCTTGCTGAATCGTCCTTCTGCCTTTGATGTTGGCTATACCCTGGTACATTTAGCCATACGTTTTCAGAGGCAGGATATGCTAGCAATATTGCTTACAGAGGTGTCTCAACAAGCAGCAAAGTGTATTCCAGCAATGGTGTGTCCTGAACTGACAGAACAAATCCGGAGGGAAGTAGGGGCCTCTCTTCATCAGAGAAAGGGGGATTTTGCTTGCTATTTTCTAACTGACCTTGTAACATTTACACTGCCAGCAGATATTGAAGACCTACCCCCAACAgtccaagaaaaattatttgatgagGTGCTTGACAGAGATGTTCAAAAAGAATTGGAAGAAGAATTCCCAATTATAAACTGGTCCTTGGAGTTGGTTACACGTTTGGATAGTCGACTGTATACACTTTGGAACCGAACTGCAGGAGACTGCTTACTTGACTCAGTACTACAAGCTACCTGGGGCATTTATGACAAGGACTCGGTGCTTTGGAAGGCCCTGCATGACAGCCTGCATGACTGTTCACACTGGTTTTACACATGCTGGAAAGATTGGGAATCCTGGTATTCTCAGagctttggtttgcatttttccttAAGAGAAGAACAGTGGCAAGAAGACTGGGCATTTATCCTCTCTCTTGCTAGTCAGCCTGGAGCAAGTTTGGAACAGACCCACATTTTTGTCCTTGCACATATTCTTAGATGACCAATTATAGTGCATGGAGTAAAGTATTATAAGAGTTTCCGGGGAGAAACTTTAGGATATACTCGGTTTCAAGGAGTTTATCTGCCTTTGTTGTGGGAACAGAGTTTTTGTTGGAAAAGTCCGATTGCTCTGGGGTATACAAGGGGCCACTTCTCTGCTTTGGTTGCCATGGAAAACGATGGCTATGGCAACCGAGGTGCTGGTGCTAACTTGAACACCGATGATGATGTCACCATCACATTTTTGCCTCTGGTTGACAGTGAAAGGAAGCTACTCCATGTGCATTTTCTTTCTGCACAGGAGCTAGGTAATGAGGAACAGCAGGAGAAACTGCTCAGGGAGT CGGACTGCTGTGTGACTGAAGGGGGAGTTCTGGTTGCTATGCAGAAAAGCTCTCCTCGGCAGAATCACCCCCTGGTCACACAGATGGTAGAAAAATGGCTTGACCGCTATCGGCAGATCCGGCCTTGTACATCCCTATCTGATGgagaggaagatgaagatgatgaagatgaatga